The DNA region TAATAGTTATAGCTGCAAATCCAGTCTTAAAACAATACCGAGAAGTCACATAGGCATTTCTGTTTAAGAAAAGGAGATAGTCTAATGAACAGTCTCTACTCGAAACTGGCTTTGGTCCTTTTTCTTTTGAATGCAATTGCATTTAAAGTGGACATCCTGCATTCCCAGCAGCCAAGGATTGGCAGAGAAAATAAACTTCTCCCTAGTGATGGGAAGGACGAAGATTACTTTGGCACATCGGTTGCAATTAGTGGAGCTTATGCCATCATTGGCGCACCCCAAGGGGTAGGGGCGGCATACATATTCAAGTTTGACGGCAGCGATTGGGTCGAAACACAAAAGCTGGTGCTAAGCAATGCCGTGGGTTTTGGTACTTCGGTAGATATTGAAGGAAACGTAGCTGTTGCCGGGGCTCCTTTTAAAAGTGGATCGGCCTCCATCTTCGAATTCGATGGCTTTTAATGGACGGAACGACAAAAGCTGCTATCACCGTCTGGCGGTAATGATAGTTTTGGGGTTTACAACAAAGATATATCTGGCAATAAATTATTCCTTTCAGGTGGTGCTAAGATTGATTTTGCAACCGGTACATATACTTTTGATGCAAATCAAAGCACCGATCTAACACAGGTATATTACCCAAGTACACGGGCGTTAATCGTAACGGAGGAAACAAGCTCAGGCAATCTTGAATTATTCATCAATGGAATAAGTCAAAAGACGGGGGCAGCATCAGCCGGTAGTGTTTCAAACAGCTTTACAGTTCAAGATGCCTTACAGTTGTTCTATAGTTCAACAGCGGCTGCCAATCACCTGACTATATACACAAATTTTGAAGAGTTCAGGACTCAATTAAACCCTGAAATATTATATAATTTTCCTCAGGATACAGACGCTACCACCTCATATAGAACAGGCGATGATAATTGGATAAAAAGTAATTATTTAGATCATTTTTAATAAATAAGAGACGCT from candidate division KSB1 bacterium includes:
- a CDS encoding FG-GAP repeat protein produces the protein MNSLYSKLALVLFLLNAIAFKVDILHSQQPRIGRENKLLPSDGKDEDYFGTSVAISGAYAIIGAPQGVGAAYIFKFDGSDWVETQKLVLSNAVGFGTSVDIEGNVAVAGAPFKSGSASIFEFDGF